The following proteins come from a genomic window of Anas acuta chromosome 22, bAnaAcu1.1, whole genome shotgun sequence:
- the PRDM2 gene encoding PR domain zinc finger protein 2 isoform X5 — protein MWEVYYPNLGWMCVDATDPKKGNWLRYINWARSGKEQNLFPLEINRTIYYKSLKPIAPGEELLVWYNGEDDPEIAAAIEEERASARSRRHSPKARRGKKKTQEGKNKGKKATDTKQKKADLDSSADMRDSKEGHKEEDEKPSVSAVLSLEQTAVIQEMVNQDVLPKLMIPSPTSEPQMVTEDKQGEAINCGSEDLDDEEEEEEDEEEEDEEEIEETNMLKENAEMPLICEEKLDSMEEQKSTSEESPESSPKKLVVKIPKARGESNGDVQETFMFPCQHCERKFTTKQGLERHMHIHISTVNHAFKCRYCGKAFGTQINRRRHERRHEAGPKRKPFLTLTSSQHLDNVADNQVIVDDGLKDDLNVSGLVQETVVLDSEKASQEVSNSTFAEENKEPKELHPCKYCKKVFGTHTNMRRHQRRVHERHLIPKGVRRKGFYSEEPPLQAEQTPAVQSVYIASTEIEEEGEVDDVYIMDISSNISENLNYYIDGKIQSNSSTSNCDVIQMESNSADLYGLNCIISPVTVEISSNIKVTQTHVNEPPKEPSSSGSNESKKRRTASPPLVPKIKTETDPEPITPTSSLNLPLSISTESLPFHKEKSVYLSSKLKQLLQTQDNKKITPSSEIPKLGPSVTSSPILPPVSSRFKRRTSSPPSSPQHSPVLRDFVKSGEGKTVWNDNLRSSKMPKLESHSNSPAWSLTGREERETMSPLCFEDYKLSKDWTAAPTFGNVCNQQPLDLSSGVKQRSDVKNKNQVPWESVLDLSVHKKPCSDAEIREYKENSIQPTCSGVKKKKPTTCMLQKVLLNEYNGMDAATDSTPSVNRSPSPSKSLESQPEPDTDPSLSASSSVDTQPLSSSVSPVPQTSAVPSMCQLPPLLTPTNPPSPPPCPPVLTVATSPPPLLPTMPLSIPDVSASATNTSSCPSPLSNTTTQSPLPVLSPTVSPSPSPVPSVEPLISAASPGPPTLSSSSSSSSSSSFSSSSSSSSPSPPPLSVVSSVVSSADNLENTLPIIKQEETENEQKAREDPHTSGESGVVQETFNKSFVCNVCESPFLSIKDLTKHLSVHAEEWPFKCEFCVQLFRDKTDLSEHRFLLHGVGNIFVCSVCKKEFAFLCNLQQHQRDLHPDKECTHHEFESGTLRPQNFTDPSKVNIEHMQNLSEDSLEPSKEEDDEDLNDSSEELYTTIKIMASGVKSKDPDVRMGLNQHYPSFKPPPFQYHHRNPMGIGVTATNFTTHNIPQTFTTAIRCTKCGKSVDNMPELHKHILACASASDKKRYTPKKNPVPLKQTVQPKNGMVVIAGPGKNAFRRMGQPKRLNFNVEISKMSSSKLKISALKKKNQLVQKAILQKKKSAQQKADLKNNPSESDSHICPYCNREFTYIGSLNKHASYSCPKKPISPSSKKNSSKKSASSSLPASNEKGSNQRRRTADAEIKMQSMQPHLGKTRARTSGPAQIQLPSASFKSKQNAKFVPSMRSKKPNSSSSLRNSSPVRVSKMTHVDGKKTKVVAKNSSSGISSKATRKLHVRIQRNNKAVLSSKSAVASKKKADRFSVKSRERIGGPITRSLQQAANAEAAENKRDESSTKQELKDFSYRLRMASRCPSSSSHNTSTRQCKKSSCTASHFFKE, from the exons gaaagaaaaagactcaGGAAGGTAAAAACAAGGGAAAGAAGGCAACAgatacaaagcagaaaaaggctGACTTGGATTCTTCTGCAGATATGAGGGATTCTAAAGAGG GTCAtaaagaagaagatgaaaagccttctgtttctgcagtgctgtctCTGGAACAAACAGCTGTAATTCAGGAAATGGTAAATCAAGATGTACTTCCAAAGCTGATGATCCCCAGTCCTACCAGTGAACCACAAATGGTGACTGAAGACAAACAAGGAGAAGCAATAAACTGTGGATCAGAGGATTTagatgatgaggaggaggaggaggaggatgaggaggaggaagatgaagaggaaataGAAGAAACCAATATGCTtaaggaaaatgctgaaatgccTTTGATATGCGAAGAAAAGTTAGATTCTATGGAAGAGCAAAAGAGTACATCAGAGGAATCTCCAGAAAGCTCTCCAAAGAAACTCGTTGTGAAAATTCCAAAAGCAAGAGGTGAATCAAACGGCGATGTTCAGGAAACGTTCATGTTTCCCTGTCAGCATTGTGAGAGGAAATTTACAACAAAGCAAGGACTTGAACGCCACATGCACATTCATATATCTACTGTTAACCATGCTTTCAAATGTCGGTATTGCGGGAAAGCCTTCGGTACTCAGATTAACAGACGAAGACACGAACGGCGCCATGAGGCAGGGCCAAAAAGGAAACCGTTCCTAACCCTAACGTCATCACAACACTTAGACAATGTTGCAGATAACCAGGTGATTGTGGATGATGGTCTTAAAGATGACCTGAACGTTTCCGGTCTTGTGCAAGAGACTGTAGTCTTGGATTCTGAGAAAGCCTCCCAAGAAGTGTCAAACTCCACTTTTGCTGAGGAAAATAAGGAGCCCAAAGAATTGCATCCATGCAAATATTGCAAAAAGGTTTTTGGAACTCACACCAACATGCGGAGGCATCAGCGTAGGGTTCATGAGCGTCACCTTATTCCCAAAGGTGTCAGAAGAAAAGGATTCTATTCTGAAGAGCCACCACTTCAAGCTGAGCAGACCCCAGCAGTCCAGAGTGTATATATAGCAAGTACAGAAATAGAGGAAGAAGGTGAAGTAGATGACGTCTATATTATGGATATTTCCAGCAATATCTCTGAAAACTTAAATTATTACATTGATGGTAAAATTCAGTCCAACAGCAGTACTAGCAATTGTGATGTGATTCAGATGGAGTCCAACTCTGCAGACTTGTATGGACTAAACTGTATAATCAGTCCAGTGACAGTGGAAATTTCCTCAAATATAAAGGTTACACAAACGCATGTGAATGAACCTCCTAAAGAGCCCTCTAGCAGTGGGAGCAATGAATCCAAAAAGAGGAGAACTGCCAGCCCTCCTCttgtaccaaaaataaaaaccgAAACAGACCCAGAACCTATAACTCCTACTAGTTCTTTAAATCTTCCTCTTAGCATTTCAACAGAGAGCTTGccttttcataaagaaaaaagtgtgtATTTGtcatcaaaattaaaacagcttCTTCAGACACAGGACAATAAGAAGATAACCCCGTCAAGCGAAATCCCTAAACTAGGACCTTCTGTTACGTCATCACCTATTTTGCCTCCAGTATCCAGTAGATTTAAAAGAAGGACCAGCTCTCCTCCTAGTTCTCCACAACATAGTCCAGTGCTTCGAGACTTTGTCAAGTCAGGTGAGGGAAAAACTGTGTGGAATGATAATCTTCGAAGCTCAAAAATGCCAAAGTTAGAAAGCCACAGCAACTCACCTGCTTGGAGCTtgactggaagagaagaaagagagactATGAGCCCTCTTTGCTTTGAAGATTATAAACTATCAAAAGACTGGACAGCAGCTCCAACTTTTGGCAATGTGTGCAACCAGCAGCCGCTGGATTTGTCCAGTGGTGTAAAGCAACGGTCTGATGTCAAAAATAAGAATCAAGTTCCTTGGGAATCTGTACTAGATTTAAGCGTGCATAAGAAGCCTTGCAGTGATGCTGAAATTAGGGAATATAAAGAAAACTCCATACAGCCAACCTGTAGTGGtgttaaaaagaagaaaccaaCTACTTGCATGTTACAGAAGGTTCTGCTGAATGAGTATAACGGAATGGATGCAGCCACAGACAGCACACCCAGTGTGAACAGAAGCCCAAGCCCAAGCAAATCTCTGGAGTCTCAACCAGAACCTGACACGGACCCTAGTCTATCAGCATCATCTTCTGTTGACACTCAGCCCCTTAGTTCCTCTGTTTCCCCTGTGCCACAGACATCTGCTGTACCTTCCATGTGCCAGTTGCCACCTTTGTTAACACCCACCAAtcctccttccccaccacccTGCCCACCTGTGTTAACAGTTGCTACATCgcctcctccccttcttccAACGATGCCATTATCAATTCCAGATGTCTCTGCCAGTGCCACTAACACTTCTTCTTGTCCGTCACCACTTTCTAACACTACCACCCAGTCCCCTCTACCTGTTCTTTCACCTACTgtttctccttccccatcccctgtTCCTTCTGTTGAACCtcttatttctgctgcttcacCTGGTCCTCCtactctctcttcctcttcttcctcctcctcatcctcctccttctcctcctcttcctcttcatcatcTCCGTCTCCACCTCCTCTTTCAGtagtttcttctgttgtttcctCTGCTGATAATCTTGAAAATACTCTTCCAAtaataaaacaggaagaaactgaaaatgaacagaaagcaagagaagatCCTCATACTTCAGGTGAATCAGGAGTAGTGCAGGAAACATTCAATAAAAGCTTTGTGTGCAATGTCTGTGAAtcaccttttctttctattaaagACCTAACTAAACATTTATCTGTTCATGCTGAAGAGTGGCCCTTCAAATGTGAATTCTGTGTACAGCTTTTTAGGGATAAAACAGACTTGTCAGAACATCGCTTTCTGCTTCATGGAGTGGGAAATATCTTTGTTTGCTCGGTCTGTAAAAAGGAATTTGCTTTTTTGTGCAATTTGCAGCAGCATCAGCGGGATCTCCATCCAGACAAAGAGTGCACGCATCATGAGTTTGAAAGTGGGACTCTGAGACCCCAGAATTTTACTGACCCCAGTAAGGTCAACATAGAGCACATGCAGAACCTCTCAGAAGACTCTTTAGAACCTTCCAAAGAGGAAGATGACGAAGATCTAAATGATTCCTCTGAAGAACTTTATACTACTATAAAAATAATGGCTTCTGGGGTAAAATCTAAAGATCCAGATGTTCGTATGGGCCTCAATCAACACTACCCAAGCTTTAAACCACCTCCATTTCAGTATCACCATCGTAATCCTATGGGCATTGGAGTTACTGCAACAAACTTCACTACCCACAATATTCCACAGACTTTTACTACTGCTATCCGATGCACAAAATGTGGGAAAAGCGTTGATAACATGCCTGAGTTACACAAACACATATTGGCTTGTGCATCTGCAAGTGATAAAAAGAGATACACACCCAAAAAAAATCCGGTACCGCTGAAACAGACAGTGCAGCCTAAGAATGGCATGGTTGTTATAGCTGGCCCTGGAAAGAATGCTTTCAGACGAATGGGTCAGCCCAAAAGACTTAATTTCAATGTTGAGATTAGCAAAATGTCCTCAAGTAAACTAAAAATAAGtgcattgaaaaagaaaaaccagctTGTCCAGAAAGCTattttgcaaaaaaagaaatctgcccAGCAGAAGGCAGACTTGAAAAATAATCCATCCGAGTCAGATTCCCATATCTGCCCCTACTGTAATCGAGAGTTTACTTATATTGGAAGTTTGAACAAACACGCGTCCTATAGCTGTCCCAAGAAACCCATCTCCCCATCCTCTAAAAAAAATTCATCAAAAAAAAGTGCAAGTTCTTCGTTACCTGCAAGCAATGAAAAAGGCAGCAACCAGCGCAGGCGAACAGCAGATGCCGAGattaaaatgcaaagcatgCAGCCTCACTTGGGCAAGACAAGAGCACGAACCTCAGGACCTGCTCAAATCCAGCTGCCCTCTGCATccttcaaatcaaaacaaaatgcgAAATTTGTACCTTCCATGCGATCAAAAAAGCCAAATTCATCTTCATCATTGAGGAACTCTAGTCCTGTAAGAGTGTCCAAAATGACTCATGTTGACGGGAAAAAAACTAAAGTGGTAGCTAAGAACAGTTCCTCTGGAATCTCAAGCAAAGCGACCCGGAAATTGCACGTCAGAATACAAAGGAATAATAAAGCTGTTTTGTCAAGTAAGTCTGCTGTGGCGAGTAAGAAAAAGGCAGACAGATTCTCTGTAAAATCTAGAGAGAGGATCGGAGGACCTATTACACGAAGCTTACAGCAGGCAGCAAatgcagaggcagcagaaaacaaaagagatgAAAGCAGTACAAAGCAAGAATTAAAAGATTTCAG
- the PRDM2 gene encoding PR domain zinc finger protein 2 isoform X6 codes for MRDSKEGHKEEDEKPSVSAVLSLEQTAVIQEMVNQDVLPKLMIPSPTSEPQMVTEDKQGEAINCGSEDLDDEEEEEEDEEEEDEEEIEETNMLKENAEMPLICEEKLDSMEEQKSTSEESPESSPKKLVVKIPKARGESNGDVQETFMFPCQHCERKFTTKQGLERHMHIHISTVNHAFKCRYCGKAFGTQINRRRHERRHEAGPKRKPFLTLTSSQHLDNVADNQVIVDDGLKDDLNVSGLVQETVVLDSEKASQEVSNSTFAEENKEPKELHPCKYCKKVFGTHTNMRRHQRRVHERHLIPKGVRRKGFYSEEPPLQAEQTPAVQSVYIASTEIEEEGEVDDVYIMDISSNISENLNYYIDGKIQSNSSTSNCDVIQMESNSADLYGLNCIISPVTVEISSNIKVTQTHVNEPPKEPSSSGSNESKKRRTASPPLVPKIKTETDPEPITPTSSLNLPLSISTESLPFHKEKSVYLSSKLKQLLQTQDNKKITPSSEIPKLGPSVTSSPILPPVSSRFKRRTSSPPSSPQHSPVLRDFVKSGEGKTVWNDNLRSSKMPKLESHSNSPAWSLTGREERETMSPLCFEDYKLSKDWTAAPTFGNVCNQQPLDLSSGVKQRSDVKNKNQVPWESVLDLSVHKKPCSDAEIREYKENSIQPTCSGVKKKKPTTCMLQKVLLNEYNGMDAATDSTPSVNRSPSPSKSLESQPEPDTDPSLSASSSVDTQPLSSSVSPVPQTSAVPSMCQLPPLLTPTNPPSPPPCPPVLTVATSPPPLLPTMPLSIPDVSASATNTSSCPSPLSNTTTQSPLPVLSPTVSPSPSPVPSVEPLISAASPGPPTLSSSSSSSSSSSFSSSSSSSSPSPPPLSVVSSVVSSADNLENTLPIIKQEETENEQKAREDPHTSGESGVVQETFNKSFVCNVCESPFLSIKDLTKHLSVHAEEWPFKCEFCVQLFRDKTDLSEHRFLLHGVGNIFVCSVCKKEFAFLCNLQQHQRDLHPDKECTHHEFESGTLRPQNFTDPSKVNIEHMQNLSEDSLEPSKEEDDEDLNDSSEELYTTIKIMASGVKSKDPDVRMGLNQHYPSFKPPPFQYHHRNPMGIGVTATNFTTHNIPQTFTTAIRCTKCGKSVDNMPELHKHILACASASDKKRYTPKKNPVPLKQTVQPKNGMVVIAGPGKNAFRRMGQPKRLNFNVEISKMSSSKLKISALKKKNQLVQKAILQKKKSAQQKADLKNNPSESDSHICPYCNREFTYIGSLNKHASYSCPKKPISPSSKKNSSKKSASSSLPASNEKGSNQRRRTADAEIKMQSMQPHLGKTRARTSGPAQIQLPSASFKSKQNAKFVPSMRSKKPNSSSSLRNSSPVRVSKMTHVDGKKTKVVAKNSSSGISSKATRKLHVRIQRNNKAVLSSKSAVASKKKADRFSVKSRERIGGPITRSLQQAANAEAAENKRDESSTKQELKDFSYRLRMASRCPSSSSHNTSTRQCKKSSCTASHFFKE; via the exons ATGAGGGATTCTAAAGAGG GTCAtaaagaagaagatgaaaagccttctgtttctgcagtgctgtctCTGGAACAAACAGCTGTAATTCAGGAAATGGTAAATCAAGATGTACTTCCAAAGCTGATGATCCCCAGTCCTACCAGTGAACCACAAATGGTGACTGAAGACAAACAAGGAGAAGCAATAAACTGTGGATCAGAGGATTTagatgatgaggaggaggaggaggaggatgaggaggaggaagatgaagaggaaataGAAGAAACCAATATGCTtaaggaaaatgctgaaatgccTTTGATATGCGAAGAAAAGTTAGATTCTATGGAAGAGCAAAAGAGTACATCAGAGGAATCTCCAGAAAGCTCTCCAAAGAAACTCGTTGTGAAAATTCCAAAAGCAAGAGGTGAATCAAACGGCGATGTTCAGGAAACGTTCATGTTTCCCTGTCAGCATTGTGAGAGGAAATTTACAACAAAGCAAGGACTTGAACGCCACATGCACATTCATATATCTACTGTTAACCATGCTTTCAAATGTCGGTATTGCGGGAAAGCCTTCGGTACTCAGATTAACAGACGAAGACACGAACGGCGCCATGAGGCAGGGCCAAAAAGGAAACCGTTCCTAACCCTAACGTCATCACAACACTTAGACAATGTTGCAGATAACCAGGTGATTGTGGATGATGGTCTTAAAGATGACCTGAACGTTTCCGGTCTTGTGCAAGAGACTGTAGTCTTGGATTCTGAGAAAGCCTCCCAAGAAGTGTCAAACTCCACTTTTGCTGAGGAAAATAAGGAGCCCAAAGAATTGCATCCATGCAAATATTGCAAAAAGGTTTTTGGAACTCACACCAACATGCGGAGGCATCAGCGTAGGGTTCATGAGCGTCACCTTATTCCCAAAGGTGTCAGAAGAAAAGGATTCTATTCTGAAGAGCCACCACTTCAAGCTGAGCAGACCCCAGCAGTCCAGAGTGTATATATAGCAAGTACAGAAATAGAGGAAGAAGGTGAAGTAGATGACGTCTATATTATGGATATTTCCAGCAATATCTCTGAAAACTTAAATTATTACATTGATGGTAAAATTCAGTCCAACAGCAGTACTAGCAATTGTGATGTGATTCAGATGGAGTCCAACTCTGCAGACTTGTATGGACTAAACTGTATAATCAGTCCAGTGACAGTGGAAATTTCCTCAAATATAAAGGTTACACAAACGCATGTGAATGAACCTCCTAAAGAGCCCTCTAGCAGTGGGAGCAATGAATCCAAAAAGAGGAGAACTGCCAGCCCTCCTCttgtaccaaaaataaaaaccgAAACAGACCCAGAACCTATAACTCCTACTAGTTCTTTAAATCTTCCTCTTAGCATTTCAACAGAGAGCTTGccttttcataaagaaaaaagtgtgtATTTGtcatcaaaattaaaacagcttCTTCAGACACAGGACAATAAGAAGATAACCCCGTCAAGCGAAATCCCTAAACTAGGACCTTCTGTTACGTCATCACCTATTTTGCCTCCAGTATCCAGTAGATTTAAAAGAAGGACCAGCTCTCCTCCTAGTTCTCCACAACATAGTCCAGTGCTTCGAGACTTTGTCAAGTCAGGTGAGGGAAAAACTGTGTGGAATGATAATCTTCGAAGCTCAAAAATGCCAAAGTTAGAAAGCCACAGCAACTCACCTGCTTGGAGCTtgactggaagagaagaaagagagactATGAGCCCTCTTTGCTTTGAAGATTATAAACTATCAAAAGACTGGACAGCAGCTCCAACTTTTGGCAATGTGTGCAACCAGCAGCCGCTGGATTTGTCCAGTGGTGTAAAGCAACGGTCTGATGTCAAAAATAAGAATCAAGTTCCTTGGGAATCTGTACTAGATTTAAGCGTGCATAAGAAGCCTTGCAGTGATGCTGAAATTAGGGAATATAAAGAAAACTCCATACAGCCAACCTGTAGTGGtgttaaaaagaagaaaccaaCTACTTGCATGTTACAGAAGGTTCTGCTGAATGAGTATAACGGAATGGATGCAGCCACAGACAGCACACCCAGTGTGAACAGAAGCCCAAGCCCAAGCAAATCTCTGGAGTCTCAACCAGAACCTGACACGGACCCTAGTCTATCAGCATCATCTTCTGTTGACACTCAGCCCCTTAGTTCCTCTGTTTCCCCTGTGCCACAGACATCTGCTGTACCTTCCATGTGCCAGTTGCCACCTTTGTTAACACCCACCAAtcctccttccccaccacccTGCCCACCTGTGTTAACAGTTGCTACATCgcctcctccccttcttccAACGATGCCATTATCAATTCCAGATGTCTCTGCCAGTGCCACTAACACTTCTTCTTGTCCGTCACCACTTTCTAACACTACCACCCAGTCCCCTCTACCTGTTCTTTCACCTACTgtttctccttccccatcccctgtTCCTTCTGTTGAACCtcttatttctgctgcttcacCTGGTCCTCCtactctctcttcctcttcttcctcctcctcatcctcctccttctcctcctcttcctcttcatcatcTCCGTCTCCACCTCCTCTTTCAGtagtttcttctgttgtttcctCTGCTGATAATCTTGAAAATACTCTTCCAAtaataaaacaggaagaaactgaaaatgaacagaaagcaagagaagatCCTCATACTTCAGGTGAATCAGGAGTAGTGCAGGAAACATTCAATAAAAGCTTTGTGTGCAATGTCTGTGAAtcaccttttctttctattaaagACCTAACTAAACATTTATCTGTTCATGCTGAAGAGTGGCCCTTCAAATGTGAATTCTGTGTACAGCTTTTTAGGGATAAAACAGACTTGTCAGAACATCGCTTTCTGCTTCATGGAGTGGGAAATATCTTTGTTTGCTCGGTCTGTAAAAAGGAATTTGCTTTTTTGTGCAATTTGCAGCAGCATCAGCGGGATCTCCATCCAGACAAAGAGTGCACGCATCATGAGTTTGAAAGTGGGACTCTGAGACCCCAGAATTTTACTGACCCCAGTAAGGTCAACATAGAGCACATGCAGAACCTCTCAGAAGACTCTTTAGAACCTTCCAAAGAGGAAGATGACGAAGATCTAAATGATTCCTCTGAAGAACTTTATACTACTATAAAAATAATGGCTTCTGGGGTAAAATCTAAAGATCCAGATGTTCGTATGGGCCTCAATCAACACTACCCAAGCTTTAAACCACCTCCATTTCAGTATCACCATCGTAATCCTATGGGCATTGGAGTTACTGCAACAAACTTCACTACCCACAATATTCCACAGACTTTTACTACTGCTATCCGATGCACAAAATGTGGGAAAAGCGTTGATAACATGCCTGAGTTACACAAACACATATTGGCTTGTGCATCTGCAAGTGATAAAAAGAGATACACACCCAAAAAAAATCCGGTACCGCTGAAACAGACAGTGCAGCCTAAGAATGGCATGGTTGTTATAGCTGGCCCTGGAAAGAATGCTTTCAGACGAATGGGTCAGCCCAAAAGACTTAATTTCAATGTTGAGATTAGCAAAATGTCCTCAAGTAAACTAAAAATAAGtgcattgaaaaagaaaaaccagctTGTCCAGAAAGCTattttgcaaaaaaagaaatctgcccAGCAGAAGGCAGACTTGAAAAATAATCCATCCGAGTCAGATTCCCATATCTGCCCCTACTGTAATCGAGAGTTTACTTATATTGGAAGTTTGAACAAACACGCGTCCTATAGCTGTCCCAAGAAACCCATCTCCCCATCCTCTAAAAAAAATTCATCAAAAAAAAGTGCAAGTTCTTCGTTACCTGCAAGCAATGAAAAAGGCAGCAACCAGCGCAGGCGAACAGCAGATGCCGAGattaaaatgcaaagcatgCAGCCTCACTTGGGCAAGACAAGAGCACGAACCTCAGGACCTGCTCAAATCCAGCTGCCCTCTGCATccttcaaatcaaaacaaaatgcgAAATTTGTACCTTCCATGCGATCAAAAAAGCCAAATTCATCTTCATCATTGAGGAACTCTAGTCCTGTAAGAGTGTCCAAAATGACTCATGTTGACGGGAAAAAAACTAAAGTGGTAGCTAAGAACAGTTCCTCTGGAATCTCAAGCAAAGCGACCCGGAAATTGCACGTCAGAATACAAAGGAATAATAAAGCTGTTTTGTCAAGTAAGTCTGCTGTGGCGAGTAAGAAAAAGGCAGACAGATTCTCTGTAAAATCTAGAGAGAGGATCGGAGGACCTATTACACGAAGCTTACAGCAGGCAGCAAatgcagaggcagcagaaaacaaaagagatgAAAGCAGTACAAAGCAAGAATTAAAAGATTTCAG